A window from Nitrospira sp. ND1 encodes these proteins:
- a CDS encoding mechanosensitive ion channel family protein: MTISGVSLQTALPWLLSISATVGIALLRVGLVFVIGYIAIRFARLGLQQLERVMLLTSDAKDQQSGTAHKRAATLTGILRTIALTAIWAIVIIESLQVVGLDIAPILAGAGILGLAVGFGAQNLVRDLISGFFIILEDQIRLGDVAVINGTGGQVETITFRTISLRDFSGVVHVFPNGGINTLSNMSKDWSAFVLDMGVAYKEDTDRVVAVMQAVGEELRHDEELGSLMIEPIEVVGVENFADSAVTIRARIKTQPLEQWKVGREYRRRLKKAFDAQGIEIPFPHQTLCMGEASPPFKVEVVAGLGLQKV; encoded by the coding sequence ATGACGATAAGCGGCGTATCCCTGCAGACTGCCCTTCCCTGGCTCCTGAGTATTTCCGCAACCGTGGGAATCGCCCTGTTGCGGGTCGGATTGGTGTTCGTGATCGGGTATATCGCGATTCGATTCGCCCGTTTGGGGTTGCAACAACTTGAACGGGTGATGCTCCTCACCAGTGACGCCAAGGATCAACAGTCCGGAACGGCTCACAAACGCGCCGCGACGCTGACTGGAATTCTCAGGACCATCGCACTCACGGCGATTTGGGCGATTGTCATCATCGAATCACTGCAGGTGGTGGGGTTGGACATTGCGCCGATTCTGGCCGGTGCCGGTATCCTCGGTCTGGCCGTGGGCTTCGGTGCACAGAATCTGGTGCGCGATCTGATCAGCGGATTCTTCATCATCCTTGAAGATCAGATCCGGTTGGGAGATGTGGCCGTGATCAATGGAACCGGCGGACAGGTTGAGACCATCACGTTCAGAACGATTTCCTTGAGGGACTTTTCCGGCGTGGTCCACGTGTTTCCCAACGGCGGCATCAACACCCTGTCCAATATGAGCAAGGACTGGTCGGCCTTCGTGCTGGACATGGGAGTGGCCTATAAAGAGGATACGGATCGGGTGGTGGCGGTGATGCAGGCGGTCGGTGAAGAATTGCGCCACGACGAGGAACTTGGCTCGCTGATGATCGAGCCGATTGAAGTGGTGGGTGTTGAAAATTTTGCCGATAGTGCCGTAACGATTCGCGCGCGCATCAAGACACAGCCGCTCGAACAGTGGAAGGTCGGACGTGAATACCGGCGACGGCTCAAGAAGGCCTTCGACGCGCAGGGTATCGAGATTCCGTTCCCGCATCAGACTTTGTGTATGGGAGAGGCCAGTCCGCCGTTCAAAGTAGAGGTGGTTGCAGGTCTGGGGCTTCAGAAGGTCTAG
- a CDS encoding acyl-CoA dehydrogenase family protein: MSTLFTGFERIEEARERFTGKSFLAGLYDGRPDFNLLLTPPEPPEEKTAGEAFCKQVEHFLIHEVDPQEIEREAKIPERVIQGLFKLGAFGMKIPKEYGGLGLSYTNYGRVLTLIASWSNILALTVAVPQSIGIAMPILLFGNADQKKKYLPLVAKEALSAFALTEPMTGSDAANVRTEAVLDSSGTHFLVNGEKLWCTNGPIARYLTLVARVPALRVECEGKVEWIPAPQGQRADDHVHTAFILDMATPGVLVRQRCQFEGCRGIENAHIALKNVQVPIEHVIGDIGKGLKYALTILNVGRGISIPAICLGMAKQAWQPTLDRANSRVTFQKPLAERQTQQIRIGDMAGHLFAMEALALLVWRLADQHRYDIRIEAAVAKIFCSEHTIRFIRDAQTIFGGMGYETADSKHARGEAAFGIEQLVRDAEMYRIGEGATDILRPFVVREGLSPHLDRAKRFYADGLSILEQARQAMTLMRFYLPWYLRQWRKRPLPDRREITHPQVRPAALYVERTSRRLARAIFYALLRFQASFKDEQRLQNKIESVGEDLLAMLATVLYAERQTRLDGHTSVWELAEAFSAAAKQRIEQRLREFRHHRDTTAATTGRQALKGYYPTLSEGIIRRRLEDYRRNQHMT, encoded by the coding sequence ATGAGCACCCTCTTTACAGGTTTTGAACGGATCGAAGAAGCCCGCGAGCGCTTCACCGGAAAGAGTTTCCTGGCCGGTCTCTATGACGGCCGGCCGGACTTCAACCTCTTGCTGACACCTCCCGAACCGCCGGAAGAGAAAACCGCCGGCGAGGCCTTCTGCAAACAGGTCGAACACTTTCTAATCCACGAGGTGGACCCGCAAGAAATCGAACGCGAGGCAAAAATTCCCGAACGCGTCATCCAGGGGCTGTTCAAGCTCGGGGCCTTCGGCATGAAAATTCCCAAAGAATATGGCGGGCTCGGCTTGTCCTATACGAACTACGGCCGGGTCCTGACGTTGATCGCCAGCTGGAGCAACATTCTGGCGCTCACGGTGGCAGTGCCGCAGTCCATCGGCATCGCCATGCCGATCCTCCTCTTCGGAAACGCAGACCAGAAGAAAAAATATCTCCCGCTGGTCGCGAAGGAGGCCCTTTCGGCCTTTGCCCTCACCGAACCGATGACCGGTTCGGATGCGGCCAACGTGCGAACCGAGGCGGTCCTCGATTCCTCCGGCACCCATTTTCTGGTGAACGGCGAAAAACTCTGGTGTACGAACGGGCCGATTGCCCGGTACCTCACGCTCGTCGCCCGCGTGCCGGCTCTTCGGGTGGAGTGTGAGGGAAAGGTCGAATGGATTCCGGCACCGCAGGGGCAGCGGGCGGACGATCACGTTCACACGGCCTTTATTTTGGACATGGCGACACCAGGCGTGCTGGTGCGTCAACGCTGTCAGTTTGAAGGCTGTCGCGGGATTGAGAACGCCCATATCGCCTTGAAGAATGTGCAGGTACCGATCGAACATGTGATCGGCGACATCGGAAAGGGGCTCAAGTATGCTTTGACGATTCTGAACGTGGGACGCGGCATCAGCATTCCCGCCATCTGCCTGGGCATGGCCAAACAGGCCTGGCAACCGACCTTGGATCGAGCCAATAGCAGGGTCACGTTTCAGAAGCCGTTGGCAGAGCGGCAGACGCAGCAGATCCGGATCGGAGACATGGCCGGCCACCTGTTCGCCATGGAGGCACTGGCGCTGCTCGTCTGGCGCCTGGCCGATCAGCACCGCTACGACATTCGCATCGAAGCCGCGGTCGCCAAGATTTTCTGTTCGGAACACACGATCCGGTTCATCCGTGACGCGCAAACGATTTTCGGAGGGATGGGGTACGAAACCGCCGACTCCAAGCACGCGCGCGGGGAAGCCGCCTTCGGCATCGAACAACTCGTTCGCGATGCGGAGATGTATCGAATCGGCGAAGGCGCCACCGATATCTTGCGCCCCTTCGTGGTCCGCGAAGGCTTGAGCCCTCATCTGGATCGTGCCAAGCGCTTCTATGCAGATGGTCTTTCCATACTCGAACAAGCCCGGCAGGCGATGACGCTCATGCGCTTCTACCTGCCCTGGTACCTCCGGCAATGGCGAAAACGGCCTCTGCCGGACCGTCGAGAAATCACCCACCCCCAGGTACGGCCGGCGGCCCTCTATGTGGAACGAACCAGCCGGCGGCTGGCGCGAGCAATTTTCTACGCCTTGCTGCGATTCCAGGCCTCATTTAAGGACGAGCAGCGTCTGCAGAACAAAATCGAATCCGTCGGTGAAGATCTCCTTGCCATGCTCGCCACGGTGCTCTATGCCGAACGACAGACCAGGCTCGACGGACATACCAGCGTGTGGGAATTGGCCGAGGCGTTCTCTGCTGCGGCGAAACAGCGAATTGAACAACGGTTGAGAGAGTTCCGGCATCACCGGGACACCACTGCCGCGACCACCGGGCGGCAAGCCCTCAAAGGGTACTATCCCACGCTGTCGGAGGGGATCATTCGCCGGCGCTTAGAAGACTATCGTCGCAACCAGCACATGACGTGA